The Phragmitibacter flavus genome includes a region encoding these proteins:
- a CDS encoding type II toxin-antitoxin system RelE/ParE family toxin: MPPEVIWTRGAEADLMAIYQEIEEFRSGTGHQFLILLDSALHLLRQFPEIAPSFDPPIRRLLLNTRKHGLFYTTERRGIIIHALADLRADPSLLKARLKNTRRN, encoded by the coding sequence ATGCCGCCGGAAGTTATCTGGACCCGGGGAGCGGAAGCGGATCTCATGGCAATCTATCAGGAGATCGAAGAATTCCGTTCTGGAACCGGTCACCAATTCCTCATTCTCCTGGATTCAGCACTCCATTTGCTGCGTCAATTCCCCGAAATAGCCCCATCTTTCGACCCTCCCATTCGACGCCTTCTTCTAAACACCCGAAAACACGGCCTGTTCTATACCACTGAGAGAAGGGGCATCATCATCCATGCACTCGCCGATCTTCGTGCAGACCCAAGTCTGTTAAAAGCCCGGTTGAAAAACACCCGCCGCAACTAG
- a CDS encoding RluA family pseudouridine synthase: MTFSIDDPQWVKQRLDQFLHQQLPDLSRTRIQSLIKDGEARLNDLPTKPNAHLKLGDQITLHIPDPTPVAIIAQDIPLDVLFEDEHLIVINKPPGLVVHPAAGNPDGTLVNALLFHCNNLSGIGGELRPGIVHRLDKEPSGCLVAAKPALPHPRLTEAFGNRQLTKIYLAAVNGIPKGSSGRIENRIGRHPVDRKRMTQVEGENGKEAVTEWRLRCVHSGCALIECHLLTGRTHQLRVHMRETLQTPILGDTIYAQPQRQLVKAARLLLHAWKLSFTHPITNQPLNFESKIPNEFAPWSSIM, from the coding sequence ATGACTTTTTCCATCGACGATCCGCAATGGGTCAAACAACGACTCGACCAGTTTCTCCATCAACAACTCCCCGACCTCTCCCGCACCCGCATCCAGTCCCTCATTAAAGACGGCGAAGCCCGCCTCAACGACCTCCCCACCAAACCCAACGCCCATCTCAAGCTCGGCGACCAGATCACCCTTCACATTCCCGATCCCACCCCCGTCGCCATCATCGCCCAGGACATCCCCCTTGATGTCCTTTTTGAAGATGAACACCTCATCGTCATCAACAAACCCCCCGGCCTCGTCGTCCACCCCGCTGCAGGCAATCCCGACGGCACCCTCGTCAACGCCCTCCTCTTCCACTGCAACAACCTCAGCGGCATCGGCGGCGAACTCCGACCCGGCATCGTCCACCGCCTCGACAAAGAACCCAGCGGCTGCCTCGTCGCCGCCAAACCCGCCCTCCCCCACCCCCGCCTCACCGAAGCCTTCGGCAACCGCCAACTCACCAAAATCTACCTCGCCGCAGTCAACGGCATTCCCAAAGGCTCCAGCGGCCGCATCGAAAACCGCATTGGCCGCCATCCCGTCGACCGCAAACGCATGACCCAGGTTGAAGGCGAAAACGGCAAAGAAGCCGTCACCGAATGGCGTCTACGCTGCGTCCACAGCGGCTGCGCCCTCATCGAATGCCATCTCCTCACCGGCCGCACCCACCAACTCCGCGTCCACATGCGCGAAACCCTGCAGACCCCCATCCTCGGCGACACCATCTACGCCCAACCCCAACGTCAACTCGTCAAAGCCGCGCGTCTCCTCCTCCACGCTTGGAAACTCAGCTTCACCCACCCCATCACCAACCAGCCTCTCAACTTCGAATCCAAAATCCCCAACGAATTCGCCCCCTGGTCCAGCATCATGTAG
- a CDS encoding addiction module protein, whose protein sequence is MIAETIPALAALSPDDKILLAAELWQDAVSDDSEASDPNPALIEAIQERLAHYRAHPDEVSTWNDVRKRLSSRNQ, encoded by the coding sequence GTGATCGCTGAAACCATCCCTGCCCTCGCAGCTCTCTCGCCAGACGACAAGATCCTCCTCGCGGCAGAACTCTGGCAGGACGCAGTGAGCGATGATTCAGAGGCCTCAGATCCCAATCCCGCCCTCATCGAAGCGATCCAAGAGCGGCTGGCCCATTACCGTGCCCATCCTGACGAGGTCTCCACTTGGAACGACGTTCGCAAGCGTTTGTCATCCCGAAATCAATAG
- a CDS encoding ABC-F family ATP-binding cassette domain-containing protein — protein MSAVIPSLLSANELSLSYGKQTLLTGVTLAVAPGEKVGLVGRNGCGKTSLLKILAGTDRADTGELSLRRGLRVGYLPQEFELDGELTVQQNIELGVADLLGWMQRYESGEGSDAELADLQHAIEAADGWHLESRIKTIVTALDAPPLDAGVAALSGGEKRRVALCRALVGRPDLLLLDEPTNHLDAESIRWLETFLLGFPGAVIFVTHDRYFLDVIATRVIEISDGRAYSHAGNYTAYLESKATRQQINEQTERRRQRFLREELEWVRAGVKARSTKSKHRLDQFYKIEGLAAPQEERELDLLLPPAPEMGNIGVELTGVGGKVGEGADERWLFKHLNLSLVPGQCTGIVGRNGAGKTTLLRICMGEREPDGGTAVVGKRVKFNYIDQSRMQLEGTGSVLAEVADMDETVMFGTQKMGARNYLKRFLFTDDRVNERVDLLSGGERARLMLAKVLKRGGNIIVLDEPTNDLDLPSLRMLEEALADFDGAVLVVSHDRYFLDRVCDQVVAFEEGGVFVQPGNYSYYLEKKKERDLQSRVGWNTPTAKGGKGAAPAVVKPRKLSFKEKAELEGMEETILAAEEKVAELDALLNDPEFFVTRSAEAPGMVVKLEEGKAEVARLYVRWAELEELALAAG, from the coding sequence ATGAGTGCTGTGATTCCTTCCCTTCTTTCTGCCAACGAACTTTCACTGTCGTATGGCAAGCAGACTTTGCTGACGGGGGTGACGCTGGCGGTGGCTCCGGGGGAAAAGGTGGGATTGGTGGGTCGGAATGGTTGCGGGAAGACGAGTCTTTTGAAAATTTTAGCAGGGACGGACCGGGCGGATACAGGGGAGTTGTCGTTGCGCAGGGGATTGCGGGTGGGTTATCTGCCGCAGGAGTTTGAATTGGATGGGGAGCTAACGGTGCAGCAAAATATTGAGCTTGGCGTGGCGGATTTGTTGGGGTGGATGCAGAGGTATGAGAGTGGTGAGGGGTCGGATGCCGAGTTGGCGGATTTGCAGCATGCGATTGAGGCGGCGGATGGCTGGCATCTGGAGTCGCGGATCAAGACGATTGTGACCGCGCTGGATGCTCCTCCGTTGGACGCGGGGGTGGCGGCGTTGTCGGGTGGGGAAAAACGGCGGGTGGCGTTGTGCAGGGCGCTGGTGGGAAGGCCGGATTTGTTGTTGCTGGATGAACCGACCAACCATTTGGATGCGGAGTCGATTCGCTGGCTGGAGACTTTTCTTTTGGGGTTTCCGGGGGCGGTGATTTTTGTGACGCATGACCGTTATTTCCTGGATGTGATCGCGACGCGGGTGATTGAGATTTCAGACGGTCGGGCGTATTCGCATGCAGGGAATTACACGGCCTATCTGGAGAGTAAGGCGACGCGTCAGCAGATCAACGAGCAGACGGAACGCAGGAGGCAGCGGTTTTTGCGAGAGGAACTGGAATGGGTCCGGGCCGGGGTGAAGGCGCGGTCGACCAAGTCGAAACATCGGCTGGATCAATTTTACAAGATTGAGGGTTTGGCAGCGCCGCAGGAGGAGCGGGAGCTGGATTTGCTTTTGCCGCCTGCGCCGGAGATGGGGAACATTGGCGTCGAGTTGACGGGAGTGGGTGGAAAGGTTGGCGAGGGGGCGGATGAGCGGTGGTTGTTCAAGCATTTGAACTTGTCGCTGGTGCCGGGTCAATGCACCGGGATTGTGGGCAGAAATGGGGCAGGCAAGACGACGTTGTTGAGAATTTGCATGGGCGAGCGCGAGCCGGATGGGGGCACGGCGGTGGTGGGCAAGCGGGTGAAGTTCAATTACATTGATCAGTCGAGGATGCAGTTGGAGGGGACGGGCAGTGTGCTGGCGGAGGTGGCGGACATGGATGAGACGGTGATGTTCGGCACGCAGAAGATGGGGGCGAGGAATTATCTGAAGCGGTTTTTGTTCACGGATGACCGGGTCAACGAGCGGGTGGATTTGCTTTCAGGGGGAGAGCGCGCGCGATTGATGCTGGCGAAGGTGCTGAAGCGCGGTGGGAACATCATCGTTCTGGATGAGCCGACCAACGATCTGGATTTGCCGAGCTTGCGGATGCTGGAGGAGGCGTTGGCTGATTTTGATGGAGCGGTGCTGGTGGTGAGCCATGACCGGTATTTTTTGGATCGGGTGTGCGATCAGGTGGTGGCGTTTGAAGAAGGCGGGGTGTTTGTGCAGCCGGGGAATTATTCGTATTATCTGGAGAAGAAGAAGGAACGGGATTTGCAAAGTCGGGTGGGGTGGAATACGCCGACGGCGAAGGGTGGGAAAGGGGCGGCGCCGGCGGTGGTCAAGCCGCGGAAGTTGAGTTTTAAAGAGAAAGCGGAGTTGGAGGGGATGGAGGAGACCATCCTGGCAGCGGAGGAGAAGGTGGCGGAGCTGGATGCGTTGTTGAATGATCCGGAGTTTTTTGTGACTCGCTCGGCAGAAGCGCCGGGGATGGTGGTGAAGTTGGAAGAAGGGAAAGCGGAGGTGGCGAGGCTCTATGTGCGCTGGGCGGAGTTGGAGGAGTTGGCTCTGGCGGCGGGATGA
- a CDS encoding serine/threonine-protein kinase: MTTTTPSSDQYLSTCPSCQGVIDVTILEPYSKVVCPHCGEAVRVRLNFDHFALTKQIGEGGMSRVFDATDATLGRHVALKILNRHYSKDSVRMASFEREAQLTAAVTHPNVVKLYSVGKDQGNFYIAMELVSGGSLEQRIIDKGRLSELESLRAGRAIAEGLRAAYREGLIHRDVKPANILYAEDETPKIVDFGLALFHARDVDESGEIWATPFYVAPEKVREDREDFRSDMYSLGATLYHALTGRPPHKANTNSIQELKVIKSRRVRLEDSGLKFSPRTYELVNRMLALSPEDRHQSYDALVEAFRDAESLLGYTVVGRRSRRAQMTYAIVGAGVCLTLLAILLRPAPGPPEGTENVVVEVVTDPGTGAAGQTVAGGAESVAEKFLRARGILLDGDYGKARRLFDELILSNLAKQPTLNWARFNAALCAIVGGRKEDAAKYFRDIYQDAAGGVAVNGNESLKEFFAQLGMVMGDNVGLKVAASDLMYDANSEEVMGYLVHGLAQWHFGQPVLARDMLTLFNDSMPGRGLEWVGSYKKLIAPYLQDMEFALKYGEPKVDAYSTVLEARLDLDESKSALAKLKTQGVLRAHLNQRIRFDQSEITRLKQMNEETERLRLAELRGREQLQFADLLDGLPALARGYDVTPTVELLEGIRFETPEVQSAMKSKLYLWSKMREFMQTLMEDVLAKGYDGAIARKSGLPLNGRVTALGYTSATIKLERGQYLLPTEELKPETLIAMAQFFVQGVTDSTDYYRRQELIAVFAKMQGLDQTATTVAGQLMEENRDFRQRWALAEQSGF; this comes from the coding sequence GTGACCACAACAACCCCGTCCTCCGATCAATACCTAAGCACGTGTCCGTCTTGCCAGGGTGTGATTGATGTCACCATCTTGGAGCCCTACAGCAAGGTTGTTTGTCCGCATTGTGGTGAGGCGGTGAGGGTGAGATTGAATTTTGATCACTTCGCGCTGACGAAACAGATTGGCGAAGGGGGGATGAGCCGGGTGTTTGATGCAACGGATGCGACGTTGGGTCGGCATGTGGCTTTGAAAATTCTGAATCGGCACTACAGCAAGGACAGTGTGCGGATGGCGAGTTTTGAGCGCGAGGCGCAACTGACGGCGGCGGTGACGCATCCGAATGTGGTGAAGCTTTATTCGGTCGGCAAGGACCAGGGCAACTTCTATATTGCGATGGAGCTGGTGAGCGGGGGCAGCCTGGAGCAGCGGATTATTGATAAGGGGCGGTTGAGCGAGCTGGAAAGCTTGCGGGCGGGAAGAGCGATCGCGGAAGGATTGAGGGCGGCTTACCGTGAGGGGTTGATTCACCGTGATGTGAAGCCGGCGAACATTTTGTATGCGGAGGATGAAACGCCAAAAATCGTGGATTTCGGCTTGGCGCTGTTTCATGCTCGGGATGTGGATGAATCGGGCGAGATCTGGGCGACGCCGTTTTATGTGGCGCCGGAGAAGGTGCGTGAGGATCGCGAAGATTTCCGCAGTGACATGTATAGCTTGGGGGCGACCTTGTATCATGCCCTGACCGGGCGGCCGCCGCACAAGGCGAATACCAATTCGATTCAGGAACTCAAAGTCATCAAGAGCCGCCGGGTGAGGCTGGAGGACAGTGGGTTGAAGTTCAGTCCACGCACCTATGAGCTGGTCAATCGCATGTTGGCATTGAGTCCAGAGGATCGTCACCAGAGTTACGATGCGCTGGTGGAGGCGTTCCGGGATGCGGAGAGTTTGCTGGGTTACACGGTGGTGGGCAGGCGTTCGCGTCGGGCGCAGATGACGTATGCGATTGTGGGTGCTGGGGTTTGTTTGACTTTGCTGGCCATCTTGTTGCGTCCGGCTCCGGGTCCTCCTGAGGGCACCGAGAATGTGGTGGTGGAGGTGGTGACTGATCCGGGAACCGGTGCGGCGGGGCAGACCGTGGCGGGGGGCGCAGAGAGTGTGGCGGAAAAGTTTTTGCGGGCACGTGGCATTTTGTTGGATGGTGATTATGGCAAGGCGAGGCGTTTGTTTGATGAACTGATTTTGTCGAATCTGGCGAAGCAACCGACGCTGAACTGGGCGCGGTTCAATGCGGCGTTGTGCGCGATTGTGGGAGGAAGGAAAGAAGATGCAGCGAAGTATTTTCGCGACATCTATCAGGATGCGGCGGGCGGTGTGGCGGTGAACGGGAACGAGTCGCTCAAGGAGTTTTTTGCCCAACTGGGAATGGTGATGGGGGACAATGTGGGACTGAAGGTGGCGGCGTCGGATTTGATGTATGATGCGAATTCGGAGGAGGTGATGGGGTATCTGGTGCATGGACTGGCGCAGTGGCATTTCGGCCAGCCGGTGTTGGCGCGGGACATGTTGACCTTGTTTAACGACAGCATGCCGGGGCGCGGTTTAGAGTGGGTGGGATCGTATAAAAAACTGATCGCGCCTTATCTGCAGGACATGGAGTTTGCCTTGAAGTATGGCGAACCGAAGGTCGATGCGTATTCGACGGTGCTGGAGGCGCGGCTTGATCTGGATGAGTCGAAGTCGGCGCTGGCGAAGTTGAAGACGCAGGGCGTATTGCGGGCACATCTGAATCAGCGGATTCGGTTTGATCAATCGGAGATCACGCGCTTGAAGCAGATGAATGAGGAGACGGAGCGGCTGAGGCTGGCGGAATTGCGGGGGCGGGAGCAGCTTCAGTTTGCGGATTTGTTGGACGGCTTGCCTGCGCTGGCGCGGGGGTATGATGTGACGCCGACGGTGGAGTTGCTCGAGGGGATTCGTTTTGAAACGCCGGAGGTGCAGAGTGCGATGAAGAGCAAGCTGTATCTGTGGTCGAAGATGCGTGAGTTCATGCAGACGTTGATGGAGGACGTGCTGGCGAAGGGGTATGACGGGGCGATTGCGCGGAAGAGCGGTCTGCCATTGAACGGTCGGGTGACGGCGTTGGGATATACCTCGGCGACAATCAAGCTGGAACGGGGTCAGTATCTGTTGCCTACGGAGGAGTTGAAGCCGGAAACGCTGATTGCAATGGCGCAGTTTTTTGTGCAGGGGGTGACCGACTCGACGGATTATTACCGCCGGCAGGAGTTGATTGCGGTGTTTGCGAAGATGCAGGGGCTGGATCAGACGGCGACGACGGTGGCCGGCCAATTGATGGAAGAGAATCGCGATTTCAGGCAGCGCTGGGCGCTGGCGGAGCAGTCGGGGTTCTAA